A window of Gossypium raimondii isolate GPD5lz chromosome 7, ASM2569854v1, whole genome shotgun sequence genomic DNA:
CTCTACTTTTGTTGTCTTTAACAATATGGAGCATGAATGTTTATGTGCATGTGTGGCTTGTATGTATATCTTCAGTCATGCGGATATTTTGGTTGCAAAGAAAGAGACAAAGGAGTTTTGTTCATTGACCTTCCTTTTCTTGTACCGATTGCTCTGTTGAAAAATCATCTAAAACAACTTGATTAGGATCAATGACCAATGCTCAATGCACCTTCAGAGTCTAGTTTCTCTATGATTCTTGATTAACTAGTGAGATCGTCTCTAGTTTTTGTGCTCGCTTTTTGAAATAATAGGATAGTCAACTTAATGAAAACTCAATTTCTAATTGCTCAAGTAAGTCCTTTATGAGCAAAAAAGTTTTGCAACTTTGAGTTTTATAGTTGAACTTGTTAATTAATAAGTAGAAAACAAATTCTTTTAGCACGCTCAAGTGTATGTACCAAAATTATGTTTGAAGGACTGGATTTCCCCACTCTAGCTTGTAGTTCCCATTCTCTAGAAGTTTGTTTTCCTGTAATGTTCTATGGGATTTCATTGCATTCATCAATTCATTACGCAGTTTATAGTTTTGATCCTCTGTTTTACCTTGATGATGTCGAATACTGTCACCTGCTATATAGGTATCACTGGCATGCTCTGCAGCAGATTTTGTCGTCAAATTCTTCTGACTGATCATAATGAAGAAGTGCTGAAGGCaagatataaatttaatttgagtgCTAGGTATGTATTTGGTAGCTCTTATCACATTCTCtaatttttaccattgttttatCATATACAGATCCTTAGGAGAAACATAGAGCTGAATGTATCTTCTGAAAATCCTAGTTGTTGTGCTGGTGAGAGAAATAAGCTTTGATTGAGAATGCTCATTGTGGACTAGCTGATGTCCTTTTTTCACATCTTTCATGCAGCACTAGAAGCTGAGAAGCTGGAGTGGGGAAATTCTGATCAGATTAACAGGATTTTACACAAATATCCTGGAGGTTTTGAATTGATACTTGGTGCTGACATTTATATCCTGATTACTGCTAGTCAGTTCTTTTTCTCAAgcaatttataaaatacaagtCAAAAGATTGAGCTTTTGAAGGATGAAATTTCGATTAACATATTGCAGAAGCCAGGAATGAGGCAACTCTATCAAATTTATCTGAGAACTGAACTCCATTCTAACATTACCATTCCATTCAATCTGTTTCTTGATGATAACTTAGATTAGATACTAATTACCAAGCCATTTTCTGTGCATTTGGTTTGTAGTAGAAGCTGTTATCTAAGCAGAAGTGTGTTCTGCTTTGTGGCATAAAAGTGGACCCTAGGTTAGGTGCTGTTTGGTCATGTGCTGACCTGGTTGGACCATCATCTATAATTGCACAAAGAATTGGCATCAAACTTGATGGTTGTAAAAAGCTGCATTTCCTGTCTTTAATGGTTAATCATTCTTTTTGTTAGCTTCCTTGAGAACTTGAAATGTAAAGTTTGTCCTTGACAATATCCAAGCTTCCAGCAGTCAAGTGTTCCTTTGCTTTTTGATACTGTAGAACAGCTCCTGAAGAACAGGGGACGCGGACATTGCAAATTCATACTAGCATATGTATCACGAGCCAAAATGTAAGTCTTATAGTCTCTTTTCCTCCCTCTTGTGATTACTGACTCGTATCTATGATAAATCCGTCATCTTCACAATGCAAGAATGGCATAAAAATTGCTTTGAACCTCTATCCAGCGGTACACTTTTATGCAGGTAACCTTTTAAGCATGGTGGTATattgtttcttattttgttattgataattgaattatctTTTCTAGATAGAGGGTAAATTTTGTGGTTTAGGCAAATTTTAATCTGATCCATGTTTAAAGGTTCACCCCTGACTCCTGTTGGGGTTGTTGTCATTCACCGAGGATTATGCTTGTACATTTCTATGAAAATGATCACCTATTCTCATGACTTATAACTCcaacaacataaaaatttaaatgatataaatgGGATGCCCCAAACATATTATGAACTTGTTAAAAGTTGAGGATTTCTCTCTGCTTTTAAGATTTATAACCTTCACATGTTAGAGGCTGTCCTGCTGTTCAGACTTAGCTGAAATGACTGCAACAgttaagatttataaaatttaaacctgGTTGCCTCTGCCTAAATTGTTCCGTACCTTCCTTTTGTACCCTTCTTTCTTACATGCCCTAGAGCTTTAACATTGGGTTTTATTGCTTTCTTACTACTTTCAATGTGCCGGATATTCTAGACTTTTAGTTGATATACTGTTGCAGACCAAGCTTTCTTTCctgtcctttttttttaaagcatgATCATGTTGTGGAATTTGTATGCAGGATGGATTTGATGGTTATTTCGGAAGCTACTCGACATGGTATGCTGATAAACGAAGTAGCTGGGACAAGGTCTATGGTTGGAAATCTTGAAGGAGTCATCTTCGAAATCACACTCTGCTAGAGCCTAGAGGTGATGAATATTATTGGACTGTGGGAACTTGGGTTCATGACTCGATATCTATAGAAGCTAGTAACGCACATGATTGTGGAAGAAAGGAATGTGATCTGTGTGAAAATGGCTTACCCGGTTGTCTGTGACATTCTTGCCACCTAAGGATTGATGTTTGACTGGAAACGATTTTAGAAGGCAAGCAAGTTTAATGCTTCCAAAATCTCTTGTTATTTATAATAGATCCCAAGTATTTTATGCTCATACTTACACCCTAGGGCTGGAAATAGTTGCACTGCAGCAGTGGGTTGAATTGTATGTTTATGTCAAGATAATTCAAGAGCCTCATTTGAACATCACATCAACAATGGTGGAAATACACACAAAAAAAGAAGTTTTATGGTCGTAGAGAGGAGCCATGAATCCTTCATTGGTTGTGTATTAGGTTGGTGTGGACCATGACACATAACAACTTGGTAAGAACCAGCTATAATTTAGCATTTTCATACCATGAACCATTGAAATCGGCCTTAATAAAATGGTTAACAGTTGAAAGGGTGGCAATGCAAAGATGAACACCTTTATAAACTGTGAACTTGATGGAACCAATCTCCGCAACAAGTAATGGATTTACCTTCAtctgaaattatataaaattagggCAACCTTGCTTAAATCAAACTTTATCTTTCACTCAACTCGAAATCTACAATCTGAAAGAACCATTTGCTAAGGCTAGTGAATAATGAGACTGCCTGAATCACTAAAGATGTTCCGGTTGCCTCATGAATAATGAGAACTTGAGAACCATGTGGTATTAAATGCCATGATTGCTTTAAATTGCGAGTAAAAAGTGCCTCCGCAGATTGAGCAACATGATGAGGAGTCAGGTTTCAAGAGGGCCAAGCCACCAGAGAGGTCAGCGTCAATACCAATTACCCACATACATTTGGGTGAGATCCTTTTCatcatatttgaattgaaatcgaTTGGAGTATTATTCCGGAAAATGGTATTAAATTGGTTAGATCAGAAATCGATTGAgccaattaaaaaattagttgaattatttttctttttaaattttaataattttttatcgaACCAATTTGTCTACCGGTTTAGTTCTAGAAACATTTCTTTTGAGTCATAACCTTGTAAAGGAACTGTTAATGTGACAGTTGCTATATATTAGAATTGGTTTGTGATATAAGTATACATAGAGACATTTTTTTGTAGGTTAATTTGGACAATGGTCTAAAAGGGGAGGGCGAGgggttttttctttaaaaggaAGATTCATTAAAATACATGTAACCCTAATGTTTTGTTATTGCCATTAAAATACGTATTCTAGCATTATATTCATATTCTGGTTTGAATATGTCACGAGCAGGTTTTCAGGTTGACTGATATCTAAGTGCCTGCATTTCTTTAGTTGATTTCAAACTTGTATCAAACTCCGTGACCCAAGTGTAATAAATTGACAATCAGAGGTAGGATGTTTGATTTCCATGGCAATCATTTACATCTAAATCAAGGCAAAAACtagtaaaactttttttttttttttataaaatagtttacaAAATACAAAAGCAGGTATCTTGGTGGTAAGACAAATATTTGGTTTTGGATCATCCACAAAACAACATGCTCAGGCATAGTTGtctataatatttatttagtcAAGAAAATGATAAACTATTAGTCCTACAAAAGTTGTTGCCCCTTTGAATGTAATCTTCAGCAAGCTGTTGGAAACATAAACCCGGAATTTCGCCTCTATATCTTACTAAAATCTAGTTTCCAAGCTTTGAAGTATAATTTGGAAGGTGTTGACCCAGATTTTGGTATATATACATTCATGTCAGTATGGGGTTTCTCCTTCAATTCAGGAGTTTGTTTTCCAAGCCAGACAGACAAGGGTTTTGCAGGATGGAAATGACACCTCAAACGCCAAATGATCCTTTCTACATGAGTGCTCCAGCTAGCCCCAATAGAATCAGCCTGGAAGTGGAAGGTTTGTGTTTCTTCAGTGTCCCAACAAGTCCCACCAGGAGGGCTCTCAAGGTTGCATATGAAACCAGTCCCAATGTTGATGAGTTCGAGTTTGAAACCAGTCGTCATTTCAATGTTGATGAATATGAGCCTGAGTCCCAACCGGAGGAACCAAATCAAAACCATGGTGGTGTTAAGGAACCACTTCCTACCATGGCGTTTGCTGATGAACTGTTTGCAGATGGGAAAGTGATGCCATTGAAGCCTCCTCCTAGACATCAATATTCTAATAGCTCTACTTGGTCATCCCCTAGGTCGCCACCTACTGGTGTCCTAAGACTTCCATTTCAACGTAGGAGCTTGTGGAACGATGATTTTGATCCTTTCATGGTAGCTTTGAAGAATGTGAAGGAAGAAAACCAAGGGAGAACCCATAGACGGTCTCGTTCCATGTCACCATTTAGGGAGAGGGGTACAACACCAAAAGAAACCAATGAGTATTCAGGGACAAGCCAGCATCGAATCAATCAAATGGGTCTCATATTACCAAGGAAACAATCGGTTCCAGACCAGAACCGGCAAATGGGTCGTCAACAAC
This region includes:
- the LOC105793973 gene encoding uncharacterized protein LOC105793973 isoform X1 codes for the protein MVNHEEEEEDIVWLDGSFFINDNYQLTSFTFGSHVLQLYCLHSASTDFDLTGQLVWPGAMLLNDYLSKNAEMLQGCSMIELGSGVGITGMLCSRFCRQILLTDHNEEVLKILRRNIELNVSSENPSCCAALEAEKLEWGNSDQINRILHKYPGGFELILGADICFQQSSVPLLFDTVEQLLKNRGRGHCKFILAYVSRAKIGTLLCRMDLMVISEATRHGMLINEVAGTRSMVGNLEGVIFEITLC
- the LOC105793973 gene encoding uncharacterized protein LOC105793973 isoform X2 translates to MVNHEEEEEDIVWLDGSFFINDNYQLTSFTFGSHVLQLYCLHSASTDFDLTGQLVWPGAMLLNDYLSKNAEMLQGCSMIELGSGVGITGMLCSRFCRQILLTDHNEEVLKILRRNIELNVSSENPSCCAALEAEKLEWGNSDQINRILHKYPGGFELILGADICFQQSSVPLLFDTVEQLLKNRGRGHCKFILAYVSRAKMMDLMVISEATRHGMLINEVAGTRSMVGNLEGVIFEITLC
- the LOC105793973 gene encoding uncharacterized protein LOC105793973 isoform X3; protein product: MHFRSDAVVTPKADFDLTGQLVWPGAMLLNDYLSKNAEMLQGCSMIELGSGVGITGMLCSRFCRQILLTDHNEEVLKILRRNIELNVSSENPSCCAALEAEKLEWGNSDQINRILHKYPGGFELILGADICFQQSSVPLLFDTVEQLLKNRGRGHCKFILAYVSRAKIGTLLCRMDLMVISEATRHGMLINEVAGTRSMVGNLEGVIFEITLC
- the LOC105793989 gene encoding uncharacterized protein LOC105793989 isoform X1 yields the protein MGFLLQFRSLFSKPDRQGFCRMEMTPQTPNDPFYMSAPASPNRISLEVEGLCFFSVPTSPTRRALKVAYETSPNVDEFEFETSRHFNVDEYEPESQPEEPNQNHGGVKEPLPTMAFADELFADGKVMPLKPPPRHQYSNSSTWSSPRSPPTGVLRLPFQRRSLWNDDFDPFMVALKNVKEENQGRTHRRSRSMSPFRERGTTPKETNEYSGTSQHRINQMGLILPRKQSVPDQNRQMGRQQQVKKRELKLAEPKGVLFARRARLVKVGNGKPTKPSEVDSSSTMEGGDTHAKQTKGQKIKNFLFRSGSMRNENKPKCCANGTQSRPKLKRKFSLKAVGITQYKEEKRVPEVTLTTLIQYRPKLLLCMGYGAKYAK
- the LOC105793989 gene encoding uncharacterized protein LOC105793989 isoform X2 codes for the protein MEMTPQTPNDPFYMSAPASPNRISLEVEGLCFFSVPTSPTRRALKVAYETSPNVDEFEFETSRHFNVDEYEPESQPEEPNQNHGGVKEPLPTMAFADELFADGKVMPLKPPPRHQYSNSSTWSSPRSPPTGVLRLPFQRRSLWNDDFDPFMVALKNVKEENQGRTHRRSRSMSPFRERGTTPKETNEYSGTSQHRINQMGLILPRKQSVPDQNRQMGRQQQVKKRELKLAEPKGVLFARRARLVKVGNGKPTKPSEVDSSSTMEGGDTHAKQTKGQKIKNFLFRSGSMRNENKPKCCANGTQSRPKLKRKFSLKAVGITQYKEEKRVPEVTLTTLIQYRPKLLLCMGYGAKYAK